The window GCTGGCCGTCGCCACCGCGCGGCCCGACCAGGTGATCGGCATCCACTTCTTCAACCCCGCCCCGGTGCAGCAGCTCGTCGAGCTGATCCCGGCGCTCACCACCTCCGAGGGCACGCTGAGCCGGGCGCAGCTGTTCACCGAGAAGGTGCTCGGCAAGCACGCGATCCGCGCCCAGGACCGCTCGGGCTTCGTGGTGAACGCGCTGCTGATCCCGTACCTGCTCTCGGCGATCCGGATGTTCGAGTCGGGCATCGCCAGCCGCGAGGACATCGACAACGGCATGGAGATGGGCTGTGCCCACCCGATGGGCCCGCTGAGGCTGTCGGACCTGATCGGCCTGGACACGGTGGCCTCGGTCGCCCACTCGATGTACGAGGAGTACAAGGAGCCGCTGTACGCCGCTCCCCCGCTGCTCCAGCGCATGGTGGACGCCGGCCGGCTGGGCCGGAAGTCCGGCTCGGGCTTCTACGCCTACGGCTGACCACGCAGAGCGACGACCGCGGGCCCGGCACCGAGACGGTGCCGGGCCCGCGGCATTCACACGCCGTGTGCACTCCGGGCCCGCATATGCCGCTCACACACGCTCCCCACGGGACCACCAGGGGAGTTGACTCCTGATGCGCATGCAAGGGATGTGAGACGACTACGGAAAGGAGCGGACCTGTGACCACTGATCCCGAGCATCCCGCCGTTCCCGGAGAACTCGCAGAGTTACGACGGCGGCTGGACGTGGCCTACGCCCGCGTCGAAGGCGGACTGGCGCTGCTCAGCCACCGCACCGAGGAGACCGCCAAGGAGCTGGACGAGGTGAGCACACGGCTCGTCGCACTGGAACACTCGCGCTGGCCGCTGCCCGCGGTCGCCGCCCTCACCGCTCTCGGTTCCCTCGTCGTGGCGGTCTGGCAGTCCCTCGGACGCTAGTGCCGCGACCACCAGCGGTCAGGGCCGGGTGTCCTGGCCCGGCCTGAGGTGGTGCAGGAGCAGTAGCGCGGCCGCCATGTTGGCGGCCGGGACCTCGCCGCGGGCGACCAGGTCGGGTACGAGCTTGAGGGGGACCCACTCCCGGCGATCCGACTCGAAGTCGTCCACGGGGTGTCCGACGTACTCACCCTCGTCCGACCAGTAGATGTGGTGCCGGGCGTCGGTGAGTCCGTTGGACGGCTCCACGCTCATGAGGTGGTGCAGGGGTCCCGGCCGCCAGCCGGTCTCCTCCTCCAGTTCCCTGGCCGCGGCGGCCGCGATGTCCTCGCCGTCCTCCACGACACCCGCCGCGAGCTCCCAGCCCCAGCTGTCGGTGATGAAGCGGTGGCGCCACAGGAGGAGGACCTCGGCCGCCTCGTTCACCACCGTGGCCACGGCGACGGGCCGCAGGCGTATCAGGAAGTGGTCGAGATGCCGGCCGTCAGGGAGCTCGACATCCGCGAGATTGACGGTGAACCAGCGGTTTGCGTACACAGTTTGTTCGTTCTGTTTCGTCCACTGCACGGTTCTGCCACCTTCCGTCGGGTCAGTGGCAATATCGCAGCCGGAGCACGCCGGCAGCAGGCGCACGAAGAGCCTCCGGGAGCACCGCGCCGCGGTCACAGCGGTACGCGCAGGGCCCCGTCGATCAGTTCGGCCGCCTCCGCCGTGCCGGCGCAGCCGCTGCGCACCAGGTGCTCGCGCACCGCGCGCAGTCTGTCCCGCAGCCGCTGCGACTCCATTCCGCGGGCCTGCTCGGCCATCCGCACCGCCGTGTCCACCGCCTTGTCGGCGTTGCCCCGGCGCAGTTCGACCGTGCTCAGCATGGCCAGCCGGTGCACCCGGCCCCGGTCGTGCGCGGGGTTGTCCACGGCGGCCGCGGCGTGCTCCTCGGCGGCGGCCAGGTCGCCGAGACTGAGCAGGGCCTCGGCCACCTGTACGTTGACCAGGCCGGGCTGGACGTAGCCCGTCTCGTCGGGTTCGTGTCCGCGTCTGATGCGTTCGGCGGCGGACTCCGCGCGCCGGATGCAGGCCAGCGCGCTCGTGCCGTCGCCGAGGTGGGCGTAGGCCTTGGCCTGCATCGCGTACAGGTCGGAGGCGAGCGCGGGGGTGATGTGCTGGCCGGCGGTGCGCAGCGCGGCCTCGGCGAAGGCGACGGCCTGACGGAACTCCCGCATGAACAGTGACTGGTTGACCAGCAGCGCGATCACATACGCGCCAAGTCCGCGGTCCCCGCTGGCCTTGGCGAGCCGGAGCGCCTGGTGGAAGTAGCGCTGGGCCAGACCGTGCGCGTCGGAGTCGTAGGCGCAGATGCCCACGATCGCCACCAACGCCCCGGTGGCGCGGTGCAGTTGGCGGCCGGTGGCGTCGGTGTAGCTGCCGCGCAGCAGCGGGGCGGCCTCGGCGTTGAGGAAGCCCACGACACGGCCGCGGGTCGCGACGCCGCCGGTCTTGCGGTACATCTGCTCGTAGTGCGCGCGGGCGGCGCGCAGCATCTCGATGTCGGAGAGGGTGACCCGGTGCCGGCCACCGCGGGAGACGTCGACGTCCTCGGGCGGGTTCTCCCACTCCCACACCGGCATGACGGCGGGCGTGCCGGTCACGGCGGGGGCTCCGAGGAGGTGCGGGCGCTGCTGCTCGTCGGAGCGCCACAGGGCGGTGGCGCGCTCGACGAACCCGGACAGCGAGGTGGTGTGCGGCGCGGAGGGCTCGCCGGGCACGCCGAGGCCGATGTCGTCGAGCGTGACCGGCCGTCGCAGCCGGCTCGCCAGCACTTCGCAGATCAGGTCGGGCACCTGACCGCGCGGCCGCTGGCCCTTCAACCACCGGGCCACGGCAGTGTGTTCGTACCGGAGTGCGAGTCCGCGGGCGCGCCCCTCCTGGTTGACGTGCGCTGCCAGGCCCGCGTTCGAGATCCCGGCCTCGTCCAGGATCGCGTCGAGCAGTGTGTTGGGCTGCATGGGTGCCCCCCGGTGGCTCGGTGGCGACAGCGTAGTGCGTTCGCCTTCACACGGGGTGTGAACGGAGCACGCGCATCCGGGCCGTACGCGCGCTGTCGCGCCAAGTCCCCGGCCGGTTGACTGAACCGCCTCCTCC of the Streptomyces sp. NBC_01788 genome contains:
- a CDS encoding NUDIX domain-containing protein, which codes for MQWTKQNEQTVYANRWFTVNLADVELPDGRHLDHFLIRLRPVAVATVVNEAAEVLLLWRHRFITDSWGWELAAGVVEDGEDIAAAAARELEEETGWRPGPLHHLMSVEPSNGLTDARHHIYWSDEGEYVGHPVDDFESDRREWVPLKLVPDLVARGEVPAANMAAALLLLHHLRPGQDTRP
- a CDS encoding transcriptional regulator, whose amino-acid sequence is MQPNTLLDAILDEAGISNAGLAAHVNQEGRARGLALRYEHTAVARWLKGQRPRGQVPDLICEVLASRLRRPVTLDDIGLGVPGEPSAPHTTSLSGFVERATALWRSDEQQRPHLLGAPAVTGTPAVMPVWEWENPPEDVDVSRGGRHRVTLSDIEMLRAARAHYEQMYRKTGGVATRGRVVGFLNAEAAPLLRGSYTDATGRQLHRATGALVAIVGICAYDSDAHGLAQRYFHQALRLAKASGDRGLGAYVIALLVNQSLFMREFRQAVAFAEAALRTAGQHITPALASDLYAMQAKAYAHLGDGTSALACIRRAESAAERIRRGHEPDETGYVQPGLVNVQVAEALLSLGDLAAAEEHAAAAVDNPAHDRGRVHRLAMLSTVELRRGNADKAVDTAVRMAEQARGMESQRLRDRLRAVREHLVRSGCAGTAEAAELIDGALRVPL
- a CDS encoding 3-hydroxybutyryl-CoA dehydrogenase, which produces MTGISGDIARVGVVGCGQMGAGIAEVCARAGLEVKAAETTGEALEIGRTRLFNSLAKAAERGKISEAERDATQARLSFTTDLGEFSDRDLVIEAVVENEQVKTEIFQVLDQVVTRPDAILASNTSSIPLVRLAVATARPDQVIGIHFFNPAPVQQLVELIPALTTSEGTLSRAQLFTEKVLGKHAIRAQDRSGFVVNALLIPYLLSAIRMFESGIASREDIDNGMEMGCAHPMGPLRLSDLIGLDTVASVAHSMYEEYKEPLYAAPPLLQRMVDAGRLGRKSGSGFYAYG